Proteins co-encoded in one Nocardioides sp. genomic window:
- a CDS encoding metallophosphoesterase family protein: MPIRLRTRAVAKAALAVAVWLAMTVGCASLIFTHSSREVVLASHDAVVRPTYEPWIEVRTGPILPNLRAESQAPIGAQIQLGKTDAGSIDELMQRYAVIGAHPQAQIEKVRGALSQMAVSAVLRGGVVAGLPLLVWVLVGRTRRRDLVGRLRSPAVTAGTLAVVAVAVVLIEPWDVTDPTSESERRWVSLEEFAGVEVALPGDLPPVQISGDITTRQTRRLIQSALDTYDRSKHFYAEVVARVGEIEVRVPEPGDTVVALVSDRHDNVGMDPVARAIADRGGASAVFNAGDDTSSGKSWEAFSLDSVTEEFEDFDRWAVTGNHDNGDFVGPYLLDLGWTRLSGEVVDGPGGTTLLGVDDPRRSGLGNWRDEGPRTFTEIGRELADTACAADERVTTLLVHDTNLGREALRRGCVDLVVGGHLHVRTGPDATVGVNGETGYTYINGTTGGAAYTIAVGSKPRRMAEVSLITYRDGRPLGVQAVVIQTNGRVSVTDFVPMGAP, from the coding sequence ATGCCGATTCGCCTACGTACGCGCGCGGTGGCGAAGGCTGCGTTGGCCGTCGCCGTGTGGCTGGCGATGACGGTCGGCTGTGCCAGCCTGATCTTCACTCACAGCAGTCGAGAGGTCGTGCTGGCCAGTCACGATGCTGTCGTGCGGCCGACGTACGAACCGTGGATCGAGGTCCGCACCGGGCCGATCCTGCCCAACCTTCGCGCAGAGTCACAGGCGCCAATCGGCGCGCAGATCCAGTTGGGCAAGACGGATGCGGGTTCGATCGACGAGTTGATGCAGCGCTATGCGGTGATCGGTGCGCACCCGCAGGCGCAGATCGAGAAGGTACGCGGAGCGCTGTCGCAGATGGCGGTCAGTGCGGTGCTGCGCGGTGGCGTGGTGGCGGGGCTGCCGTTGCTCGTGTGGGTGCTGGTCGGACGCACCCGACGTCGGGACCTGGTGGGCCGACTGCGGTCCCCGGCGGTCACGGCGGGGACCCTGGCGGTGGTGGCGGTGGCCGTCGTGCTCATCGAGCCTTGGGATGTCACCGACCCGACCTCGGAGTCCGAGCGCCGTTGGGTGAGTCTCGAAGAATTCGCGGGCGTCGAGGTCGCGCTGCCGGGCGATCTGCCGCCCGTGCAGATCAGCGGTGACATCACCACCAGGCAGACCAGACGACTGATCCAGAGCGCCCTGGACACCTATGACCGCTCCAAGCACTTCTATGCCGAGGTGGTCGCGCGGGTCGGTGAGATCGAGGTACGCGTACCGGAGCCCGGCGACACCGTCGTTGCGCTGGTCTCCGACCGTCACGACAACGTGGGCATGGATCCGGTGGCACGTGCGATCGCCGACCGCGGGGGAGCCTCGGCGGTCTTCAACGCCGGCGACGACACCTCGTCCGGCAAGAGTTGGGAGGCGTTCAGCCTCGACTCGGTCACGGAGGAGTTCGAGGATTTCGACCGCTGGGCCGTGACCGGAAACCACGACAACGGCGATTTCGTGGGGCCGTACCTGTTGGATCTCGGCTGGACCCGGCTGTCCGGCGAGGTCGTCGACGGACCCGGCGGCACGACGCTGCTTGGCGTGGACGACCCACGCCGCTCCGGGTTGGGGAATTGGCGCGACGAGGGGCCTCGTACGTTCACCGAGATCGGTCGCGAACTCGCCGACACGGCGTGTGCAGCGGACGAACGGGTCACTACGTTGCTGGTCCACGACACCAACCTCGGCCGTGAGGCGTTGCGGCGTGGCTGCGTCGACCTGGTGGTGGGTGGGCACCTGCATGTACGCACGGGCCCCGACGCGACGGTTGGCGTGAACGGCGAGACGGGCTATACGTACATCAACGGCACCACTGGCGGTGCTGCGTACACGATTGCGGTCGGAAGCAAGCCGCGGCGGATGGCCGAGGTCTCCCTGATCACCTACCGCGACGGCCGTCCCCTGGGAGTGCAGGCCGTGGTCATCCAGACCAACGGCAGGGTGTCAGTTACCGATTTCGTTCCAATGGGAGCACCCTGA